GTATTACCAGTACCACTCCAATATATAATTTTCATAACTTTACCTCCTAAATGGAATTGATAATTAGTATCAACTACTTAATACAATGATAATGGTTTTCAATTACTCTGTCAATATAAAAAGTTAAAATATAGAAAAAAGTTTATAAAGTTTATAAAATATTTGATAAATTAACAGATTCATAATAATATTAAGTTATATACAAGGAAACTAAAGATAGGAGAGTATGCTGTGATTAAAAAATTTTATGCAGTTAAAGTAGGAAAAAAACCGGGAGTGTATACAACTTGGGATGAATGTAAAGAACAGGTTAATAAAGTTCCAGGGTCTATATATAAGAGTTTTAAAACACTAGAAGAAGCTGAAAAGTTTGCAGGAATAAAATTAGAAAACATTTCAAAAAAATCTAAAGCTAATGTTAAAAGTAAATCAACACCAGAATCTAAAGATAAAGAATTAAAGCCAATAAAAAGTAAAGCAAATGTAGATTACTTTGAAAACTACATTGAACCAGAAGATGTAAAATGTAATTATGATATGATAGCTTTCGTTGATGGAAGTTATGATAGAGTATCAAAAATTTTTGGATCGGGTATTGCAGTAATTGATATTGAAAAAGATTTAATTCAAGAATATAAAACAGCAGGACATGATAAGTGGGATCAATGGAATATAGTAGGTGAAATAGAGGCTGCTAAATATGCTATAAAATTAGCTCATGATGAAGGATTAAAAAAGTTATGTATATATCATGATTTAAAGAACATTTCACTTTGGGCAGCTGGGACTTGGCAAGCTAAAAATGAATATACTCAATCATATGTTAGATTTGTAGAAGAGTATAGTAAAGATTTATCAATAACATTTATAAAAGTTAAAGGGCATAGTTGTAATAAATATAATGATATAGCAGATAGATTAGCTAGAGAAGCAATAGAAGAATATTTATAAATAATAAAAAATATAGATAGAAAGGGCTACTTTTATGTAGGCCTTTTTTAGTTTTAAGTAAATTATTATTTGCATTTTGGAATAATTTAAATATTTAAAAAATTAATAATACAATATTTAAATTGATAAAATTAATAAAATTAATGCTTAAAATTGAATAAATTAAAAATTAAATTGAATATTTTAAGTGAATTAGTGACAAATATTAATCTCGTGTATATACTTATAGTATAAAAAAATTAAAACTAAAAGGCGGGTTAATTGTGGAGAGTATAAAAAGCATTGAAAAACCTAAAAAATTATGGAATAAAAACTTTTTTTTATTGTGGCAAGGTCAGTTAGTTTCGTGTCTTGGGGACGCATTTTACTCTATGGCTTTAGGGTTTTGGGTTCTAGATAAAACAGGGTCATCATCTATAATGGGAATATTGATGGCAGCTATAAGCTTACCTAGAATTATAATTGGGCCTTTTGCAGGAGTTATAGTAGATAGATTTGATAGAAAAAAGATGATAATTTTAGGAGATCTAATAAGGGGAATAGGAATTTTATTTGTAGGGTATGCAGCATATAAAAACATATTAGAAGTTTGGATGGTTATTTTAATTGGAGTAATATGTGGTATATGTTCTGCATTTTTCAATCCGGCAATAAGTTCAGTTATTCCAGATTTAGTTTCTAATGATAACATAGTAAAAGCAAACTCAGCACAGCAAATGGCCGTGTCAACAACAAGTCTAGTAGGTAGCCTTTCAGGTGGGTTTATATATTCAATTCTTGGAGCTTCAGTTATGTTTATATTTAATGGAATAAGTTATATCATATCAACTGTAACTGAAATGTTTATAAATATACCTAAAGTAGAGCAAAAAGAATCAAAATTGACATTTAGAGAAGATTTTAAAGAAGGACTAAATTTTACATTTGGTTTTAGGGGATTAGTGGTATTGCTTGCTGTATGTTTTGCGTTAAATTTTTTCTTTGCTATTTTTTCGATACTTTTAAGACCATGGTTTATGATGGAAGAATCTTTGGGAGTGGCAAGATATGGAGTTATATCTGCTTTCCAAAGTATAGGAATGATTGTAGCAAGTATATTACTTACAAATATAAATATAAAAGCTGAAAATAGAGCCAAAACAATGCTTATATCATTATTTTTAACTATTATTTTTTTCTTTTTAGGAGTACTTATAAATAAATTTTATGTAATGTGTGTATGCTTTTCTTTTGGATTATTTTTTAATACAATATCAAATACAGTTATGATGTCATCAATGATGGTTACTGTGCCACAAGATATGAGAGGTAAAGTGATGAGTATAGTTATGACTTGTTCTATAGCTATACAACCAATAGGAACATTAATAGGTGGGGTTCTTGGTGACATTTTTTATCCAAGAAGCATTATGATAGGTTGTTTTTTAATTTGCATGATAGGATGTGTACCTTTATTTTTTAGTAGAAGTACGAAGAAAGTTTTAAACTATAATCCGGAAATCCAAAATTTAGAAGATATAAAAAGGTAAAATATTAATAAATTTTAAAAGATAAAGTTGATTAACAGAAAATGCATAATAATACTTTTTAAAACTGTAAAAATTATAGATAATTACAGTTTAAGGAGGTAATTTTTATGACAAATAAACCGTTAGTAAGTAATGCAAAAAAAGCTTTAAATCAAATGAAGTTAGAAATGGCTGGAGAATTAGGAATACAAAGTGAACATATTAATGGAGCGAATAAAACGTCTTATGAAAGCGGAATTATGGGTGGGAATTTAGGTGGAATGATGAGCAAAAAATTAGTTGAATTAGGAGAAAAAGAGTTAATTAGAGAATATAATAATAAAAATAATTAATTAATTGGGCTAAATTTTAGCCCAATTTTTAAATTGTTTTTTTATGTTTAAATTTGGAAATTACAAGCACGAGAAAGTAAAACTTGATATAATATTACTTGATAGGACAAATTCATACAAAAGATATTAAACAAGTAAGGGTTGGGGGAGAATGATACAAAAAAACAAAATAAATATATTATGTATTTTAGTTGGATTAGCATGGTTTTTGATTTTTAATACAACGTATGCATCTGAAAAAGAAAAGCATGTTTTATTTATAAGCTCTTATAATCCTAATGTTGAAACTTTTTCAGACCAAATTGAGGGGATACAGTCTGGAATAAATGAAGATGTAAATCTTCAAATTGAATATATGGATTCAAGAACATTTTTAGGAGAAGAAAATAAAGAAAAATTTTATGAATTACTAAAGCATAGGTTAAGAGATCAAAAAGGATATGATGCTGTTATTTTAGGGGATGACCAAGCTTTTGAGTTTGGCATGGAACATAGAGATGAATTATTTAAAAATACCCCAATAATCTTTTTAGGTGTAAGTTCTAATAATAATATTGAATTAGCAAAAAAATCAAAATTAGTTTATGGAGTAACAGAACCACAATCTGTAAAGGAAAATATAGACTTAATAAGAAAACTTCATAAAAACAAAGACATAACAATTGTAACTGATGCATATTCAAATTCTTTAAATTTAGATTATAACTTAGATGTATTAAAAAAGGAATTCAAAGATACAAAATTTAATTTGATTTCTTTAAAAGATATGAGTTTTGAAGAACTTAAAAAGAAATTAAAAACTTTAGGTGATAATGATGTATTATTTGTAATGTATGCATATAGAGATAAATTGGGAAATGTAAAGTCTATAAAAGGTTCATATAAGCTAATTAGCGAAAGTACAAACGTACCAATATATTCAACTATGAATTATGGGATAGAATGTGGATTTATTGGGGGCAAAGTAGTTAGTCATGTTGAACAAGGAAAAGCGGCAGGTAAAATAGCAAAGGAAATATTAGATGGTGAAAATCCAAAAGAAAAAATTATTGATGGAAATAAGATAGATAATTACATATTTGATTATAATAAGTTGAAATTTTATAATATAAATATAAAAAAATTGCCAAATGACTCTCAAGTAGTTAATAGTCCAATTGACACTCTTTATAAATATAAAGAAATGGTATATGGGTATTTGTCATTAACAATAAGCTTATTAATTGTTATAGCTTCATTAATATTATATACTGTAAAAAAAATAAACTATCAAAAAGAGTTAATAAAAGCAAAAGAAACAGCAGAGAATATGCAAAAATCACAAAGCAATTTTATATCTAATATTAGTCATGAGTTACGAACTCCAGTTGCAGTCATAATGTCTGCAAATCAAATATTAGATATTAATATGAAAAAAGTTAATAACAGTTATTCAGAAAGCAATTTGAATAAAACAAATATAATAAAGCAAAATTGCAATAGGCTTTTAAGACTTACTAATAATATTATTGATATAGCTAAAGTTGATTCGGGATTTATGAGCTTGAAATTAAAAAATTTGGATATAATATTTTTACTAGAAAGCATAGTTACATCTGTTATACCATATGCTGATTGTAAGAATATAGAAATAATATTTGATACTAATTGTGAAGAATTAATTATGAGCGTAGATCCTGATAAAATAGAACGAATAGTATTAAATTTAATATCAAATGCTATTAAATTTTCAAAAGACAATACAAATATATATATATATGTAGATGTAGATGAAGAACAAAATGTTCTTGAATTTTCAGTAAAAGATACTGGGATTGGAATGAAACCTGAAGATTTGGAACGAATATTTGATAGATTTACGCAAGTTGATGATATTATGGTCAGAAAAAATGAAGGAAGTGGAATAGGTCTATCTCTTGTTAAAATATTTACAAATATGCATAAAGGTGATGTTATTGTAAATTCAAAACTCGGAGAAGGAAGTGAGTTTATAGTAATTTTACCTATTAGATTTATTGAAACTGAAAAAGATAATGATTTTGAAATAAACTCTTATAGTTCAAGTAACTCAAAAGCTGCAGTAGAATTTTCAGATATAAATTTTTAAATACATTAAAAAATGGCATGTATATAGGGAAAACTATATCATGCCATTTAATTTAATGTTAACCTCTTTTTTTCTGAAGTTCTAAGTACTCATTTAAAACATCATCGTCAATTTCATCTTCTGTAGTTACAAAAGAGGCTCTAGTCCAAAGACTTTCCAAGTGGTTAAGATGATCAAACTCACTTCTCAAAACCTTAGAAGAATTTACTTTGAATTTTACAATAATATCATGAGGACTTATATCAGAAAGAGCATTGACTTGAAGTTTACAGTAATCTTCTCCGCAATATATAGATAAGATTTTTATATTTAAAAGTTCTGCTTCAGACTTTATTACATCATAAAATCTTTTTTTCACCTCATCATTCTCAAAAATCTTTCTTCTATACCTAGGACAAAATATGTAATTGTACTTCAAATAGCTTATTCTTTTTTTATCTATCCTATATTTTTCTCTCATATAAATATATTACATATTAAATTTAAAAAATTCAACACTCTGATAAGTATTATTTAGATCAATACTATCGATAGATTCTTTTAATTTAATCAAAGATTCTCTATATTCTAAAACTCGCCCTAACAATAAAACACTTAGAGAATTATTCAATTCAAATTTACTATAATCTATATCTAGTAGCTTAAAAACTGGAATATCATTATTGTTTAGAACATTATCTAATAAATATTTATGTTGGATAGTAAAATTAGATAAAAGTTCTTTTATATATAACTTTTCTTCAATCGATAAACTATTAAATTCGCCTAAATTTTTAGAAATCAAACTTAAGAAATCATAATAATTTTCACAAACAATTCCTAGATAATCTAGAGTATTAATTTTATATTTATAATGTTTTAAATGATTTTTAAGTGAATTAATTTTTGCTTCTTTATCTAAAGTTAATAAATTGGGTTTTATAGCTTGGCTATATAGATTTAAACTTTGAAGATTTAAAATATCTAAATTAGATATATTTAAAAGAATATAATCAGTAATTTTAAAAGCCTCTTTGGAAAAATTAAAAATCAATTCCTCTACTTTAAAGCCTTGGTTAATTGGCAAAATTAATTCATTTATAGTAATTGCTATAAGTGACCCAACTAAAATAGATGAAAGTCGTACTATTATTTTTGATGGATCACTCATAGTAAAAAATAAAATTAAACTACCTGAGACTAAGCTCATTAAACTGAGTTTTGTTTTATTTAGGTTAAATTTATAAAAAATAAATACATTAAAAGAACAAATTAATGCAAGGGAATATATATTCCAATTAAAAATAGTACCTATACAAAAAGTGAGTATTGCTCCTAATATATTTGCAACAAATCTTTGTAAACAGTAAGTTCTAGCACCTGAAACAGTTGGAAGCATTGCAAATACAATTCCTACTGTTATTACAGTGGTTGATACTCTTAAATAATTAGTTAAACTAGATAGATAAATGGCTATTATTGATGATAAAAGAACTTTTAAAGCTCTAGTTTCATCTTTTATTGATAGTCTTTGTAATATAAATTTATTATGACTCATAATTAGTCCTCCGATTAAATTATATTACAATATAGTATCAGTTTATAGAATTAATTGCAACAAAAAGTATCAGTTTAATATAAAAACTGATACTAAAAAACAGTCTTAAAATATTTTAAGACTGTTAAATATGAATAGATACAATGTCAGATTCACTTAATGTATTTATTTTTTTGATATAATCAAGTATTAATGGAATACAAGCTGCAATCCAAGCCATAGGACCTGCTAAGCAAACTCCAAAATAACCTAAGAATAAAGGTAGTGTAAATGCAACAACTGTTCTAGCTAATAGTTCACAAACTCCAGCCAACATAGGAACTAACGTGTAGCCCATTCCTTGAAGTGCATTTCTATATATGAATATTAAGCTAAGTGGTATAAAGAAAAATGCAACTGTAGTTAGGTATTTCATAGAGTAAGCAACTACATCTGGATCAGAATTTGATACAAATAGCTTAACAAATTGATCACCAAATAAAAATAGTATAAGACCTCCCACAAGACCTATAATAATATTTATAATAGTACATTTTTTAACGCCTTCTTTTATCCTATCTATATTTCCGGCTCCTAGATTTTGAGCACAATAAGTTGCCATTGTAACTCCAAATGTTATACTAGGTTGCATAACTAATTGCTCTACTTTAGATGCAGCAGTATGAGCGGCTACAACTGTTGAGCCAAATGCATTAACTGCACCTTGAAGTATAATTGCGCCTATAGCAGTTATAGAAAACTGAAGAGCCATTGGGATTCCAATACCTAAATGTTTTTTAAAATATAAACTGTCAAATTTAAAATGTTTTTTCTCAAGTTTTAATATAGGAAATTTTTTAGCTGTATAAAATAAACATAAAATTCCAGAAACACCTTGAGCAATTACTGTTGCGTAAGCTGCGCCGGCAACTCCCATAGATAAATTTATTATAAAGAATAAATCAAGAATTATATTTAAAATTGATGCTACTATTAAAAAATATAGAGGTGTTTTACTATCACCAAGAGCACGGAGTATACTTGATATCATATTATAGAAAAAAGTAGCAAATATTCCTCCATAGATAACTACTATATAAGATTGAGCGTCATCTATAATATCACTAGGTGTATTTATTAAGTGCAAAATTGATTTTGATGTAATAACACTTATAAATGTTATTACAATTGACATAATAATAGATAGAACAATTGCACTTCCAACTGCTTTTTTTACTCCATCAACATCATTTGCTCCAAACTTTTGAGATACTAAAACAGAAAAGCCTGAAGTAAGACCTAATACGAATCCTATTATTAAAAAATTCATAGATCCAGTTGATCCAACTGCGGCAAGAGCCTTGACCCCTAAAAATCTCCCTACTATTATAGTATCAACCATACTATAAAATTGTTGAAATATATTACCTATGAGAAGTGGTATAGAAAAGTATAAAATTAGTTTTACTGGATTACCAGCGGTCATATCTTTTGTCATAAAATCCCCCTTTGTAAAAAAATATATGCTTGCATATGATAGCATTATTTAAAAATTCCGACAATACTATTATATTAAAATTATTAAAAAAGGATAATAAATTATATAAATAAAATAGTTTGACATAAAACTATTTTATTTATATAATTTAAATTGTTAAATCAGTTTATAGACAAAGGAGAATTAAAAATGACAAACTTAGATTTCATATATAACCGTCAAAGTATAAGAAAATTCAAAGATGAACCTATTCCAAAAGAAGATATAATGGAACTTTTAAAGGCTGCAACATTTGCTCCATCAGCAAAGCATCAGCAAAACTGGCATTTTGTAGTACTTCAAAATAAAGATATGATAAATGAAATGGCTGATATAGTTACTAGAAGCCATGAAAAAATAGGTGAACTAGCAAAGACTGAAAAAGATAAAAAGATACATATGAGTGTTATAAATTATTATACATGTTTTAAAAATGCTCCTGTTGTTGTATTAGTTTATGGATGCGAATATAAAATGATAGAATACAAAATTTTAAAAGAAAATGGGGCTCCAAAGGATCTATTAGAGGTATTAGTATCTCCTCAATCAGGAGCTCAAAGCATAGGAGCAGCAGTTGAAAACTTCTTATTAGCAGCAACTAAAATGGGATATGGAACTTGTTATATGACAGGTCCTACTCATGCAAAAACTGAAATTGAAAATCTGATAGGATTTGAAAAGCCTGGATATGAGTTAATGTCAATGATAGCTTTAGGTGTTGCAGAGGACAATCAACCACAACAACCACCTAGAAAACCATTAGAAGATGTTACTACATTTATAGATTAAAACCTAAATTAAAATAAAGAGCTCAAATTAGTATACTAATTTGGGCTCTTTATTTTAAATAGAATAAAAAACAAATTAAAAAAATTTTACATAAAAAAATAATTATACTATGGACTAATAAAAAAATAAATGGTATATTGTATACATAGACAACGAGATTAGACAAAAAACAACGTGACAATAGGAAATGACATAATTTATATAAAATTAAAGCACTTTAATATAAATATATTTTAAACCAAGAAGACTTAAGGAAGTTTTCAAAATCCCCCTAAAAGTACAATAATACTATTTAAAGACTGTTTTTTAAAACAGTCTTTTTTGTTTGAAAAAGTCAGTTTTTGCACAAAAAAATGGTAAATATAAACATTTAATGACTAGTTTTTTAATTTGTATTGAATAAACAAATAGAAGATGGTAATTTAAAGTAAAAAGGTAAAAAGGGAGGACTTAATGATTGAATCACTTACCGACAGACTTGTGTCATTTCTTGTGCTAAATAATATAATAGACACAGAAAAATTTGAAAAATATAGAGATAAAATAAAATCTTTAATATTTTTGGCAATAAGCTTTGTAAGTGTAATTTTAGTTGGAATTATCTTCGGGAAAGTTACTCAAGGAATAATACTTTTAATATGTTATTTGATAATAAGAAAATTTGCCTGTGGATATAAAGCTAAAAGTTACATTATAAGATTACTAATGTTTATGGGGATATATATATTTACTATATATTCTAGTAGTTATGAGGATTTAACAACGTATAAGTTTTTAATTATTTTATTTACAGTATTAAGTTGGGGATGTATATATGTTTTAGCGCCTGTAGAGAATATAAAAAATAAAATGGATTTTAATGATGTACTAAGAAAAAAAATTATATCTAGAATAATAGGCACAATAATTACTTTTTTAACAATTATATTATTAAGGATAGAAATTATAAATGAATATGCGGCATTTACTTGTAGTGCTTTATATTGGAGTGCATTTATGTTAGTACTGGGGACTATAAAAAATTACATAAACAATTAAGTAAAAAACATTTATGGGTAGATTTTTAAATTAGGAAATCCTTACCTATAAATGTTTTTTATTTTTTATGCTTATTTTTATCTATAATAAGGTAGATAATATAGACAAAGGAAAATTATAGGAATATAATAAGTTAGAAAAAATACTATAAAAAAACTAAATATCTAAGAGGTGAAAATATGAAAATATTAAAATATTTACTTATATTTATACCGATAAGTATAATTGGAGAATTTATGCACTTGCCACCAACAGTAATGTTTTTATTGGCGGCATTATCAATTATACCACTAGCGGGACTTATGGGAGAAGCCACAGAAGAAATAGCTTTTTATACAGGACCTAAAATAGGAGGCTTTTTAAATGCTA
The nucleotide sequence above comes from Paraclostridium bifermentans. Encoded proteins:
- a CDS encoding ribonuclease H1 domain-containing protein, with the protein product MIKKFYAVKVGKKPGVYTTWDECKEQVNKVPGSIYKSFKTLEEAEKFAGIKLENISKKSKANVKSKSTPESKDKELKPIKSKANVDYFENYIEPEDVKCNYDMIAFVDGSYDRVSKIFGSGIAVIDIEKDLIQEYKTAGHDKWDQWNIVGEIEAAKYAIKLAHDEGLKKLCIYHDLKNISLWAAGTWQAKNEYTQSYVRFVEEYSKDLSITFIKVKGHSCNKYNDIADRLAREAIEEYL
- a CDS encoding MFS transporter gives rise to the protein MESIKSIEKPKKLWNKNFFLLWQGQLVSCLGDAFYSMALGFWVLDKTGSSSIMGILMAAISLPRIIIGPFAGVIVDRFDRKKMIILGDLIRGIGILFVGYAAYKNILEVWMVILIGVICGICSAFFNPAISSVIPDLVSNDNIVKANSAQQMAVSTTSLVGSLSGGFIYSILGASVMFIFNGISYIISTVTEMFINIPKVEQKESKLTFREDFKEGLNFTFGFRGLVVLLAVCFALNFFFAIFSILLRPWFMMEESLGVARYGVISAFQSIGMIVASILLTNINIKAENRAKTMLISLFLTIIFFFLGVLINKFYVMCVCFSFGLFFNTISNTVMMSSMMVTVPQDMRGKVMSIVMTCSIAIQPIGTLIGGVLGDIFYPRSIMIGCFLICMIGCVPLFFSRSTKKVLNYNPEIQNLEDIKR
- a CDS encoding alpha/beta-type small acid-soluble spore protein, coding for MTNKPLVSNAKKALNQMKLEMAGELGIQSEHINGANKTSYESGIMGGNLGGMMSKKLVELGEKELIREYNNKNN
- a CDS encoding sensor histidine kinase; translated protein: MIQKNKINILCILVGLAWFLIFNTTYASEKEKHVLFISSYNPNVETFSDQIEGIQSGINEDVNLQIEYMDSRTFLGEENKEKFYELLKHRLRDQKGYDAVILGDDQAFEFGMEHRDELFKNTPIIFLGVSSNNNIELAKKSKLVYGVTEPQSVKENIDLIRKLHKNKDITIVTDAYSNSLNLDYNLDVLKKEFKDTKFNLISLKDMSFEELKKKLKTLGDNDVLFVMYAYRDKLGNVKSIKGSYKLISESTNVPIYSTMNYGIECGFIGGKVVSHVEQGKAAGKIAKEILDGENPKEKIIDGNKIDNYIFDYNKLKFYNINIKKLPNDSQVVNSPIDTLYKYKEMVYGYLSLTISLLIVIASLILYTVKKINYQKELIKAKETAENMQKSQSNFISNISHELRTPVAVIMSANQILDINMKKVNNSYSESNLNKTNIIKQNCNRLLRLTNNIIDIAKVDSGFMSLKLKNLDIIFLLESIVTSVIPYADCKNIEIIFDTNCEELIMSVDPDKIERIVLNLISNAIKFSKDNTNIYIYVDVDEEQNVLEFSVKDTGIGMKPEDLERIFDRFTQVDDIMVRKNEGSGIGLSLVKIFTNMHKGDVIVNSKLGEGSEFIVILPIRFIETEKDNDFEINSYSSSNSKAAVEFSDINF
- the tnpA gene encoding IS200/IS605 family transposase produces the protein MREKYRIDKKRISYLKYNYIFCPRYRRKIFENDEVKKRFYDVIKSEAELLNIKILSIYCGEDYCKLQVNALSDISPHDIIVKFKVNSSKVLRSEFDHLNHLESLWTRASFVTTEDEIDDDVLNEYLELQKKRG
- a CDS encoding aromatic acid exporter family protein, yielding MSHNKFILQRLSIKDETRALKVLLSSIIAIYLSSLTNYLRVSTTVITVGIVFAMLPTVSGARTYCLQRFVANILGAILTFCIGTIFNWNIYSLALICSFNVFIFYKFNLNKTKLSLMSLVSGSLILFFTMSDPSKIIVRLSSILVGSLIAITINELILPINQGFKVEELIFNFSKEAFKITDYILLNISNLDILNLQSLNLYSQAIKPNLLTLDKEAKINSLKNHLKHYKYKINTLDYLGIVCENYYDFLSLISKNLGEFNSLSIEEKLYIKELLSNFTIQHKYLLDNVLNNNDIPVFKLLDIDYSKFELNNSLSVLLLGRVLEYRESLIKLKESIDSIDLNNTYQSVEFFKFNM
- a CDS encoding MATE family efflux transporter; amino-acid sequence: MTKDMTAGNPVKLILYFSIPLLIGNIFQQFYSMVDTIIVGRFLGVKALAAVGSTGSMNFLIIGFVLGLTSGFSVLVSQKFGANDVDGVKKAVGSAIVLSIIMSIVITFISVITSKSILHLINTPSDIIDDAQSYIVVIYGGIFATFFYNMISSILRALGDSKTPLYFLIVASILNIILDLFFIINLSMGVAGAAYATVIAQGVSGILCLFYTAKKFPILKLEKKHFKFDSLYFKKHLGIGIPMALQFSITAIGAIILQGAVNAFGSTVVAAHTAASKVEQLVMQPSITFGVTMATYCAQNLGAGNIDRIKEGVKKCTIINIIIGLVGGLILFLFGDQFVKLFVSNSDPDVVAYSMKYLTTVAFFFIPLSLIFIYRNALQGMGYTLVPMLAGVCELLARTVVAFTLPLFLGYFGVCLAGPMAWIAACIPLILDYIKKINTLSESDIVSIHI
- a CDS encoding nitroreductase family protein; its protein translation is MTNLDFIYNRQSIRKFKDEPIPKEDIMELLKAATFAPSAKHQQNWHFVVLQNKDMINEMADIVTRSHEKIGELAKTEKDKKIHMSVINYYTCFKNAPVVVLVYGCEYKMIEYKILKENGAPKDLLEVLVSPQSGAQSIGAAVENFLLAATKMGYGTCYMTGPTHAKTEIENLIGFEKPGYELMSMIALGVAEDNQPQQPPRKPLEDVTTFID
- a CDS encoding accessory gene regulator B family protein; the protein is MIESLTDRLVSFLVLNNIIDTEKFEKYRDKIKSLIFLAISFVSVILVGIIFGKVTQGIILLICYLIIRKFACGYKAKSYIIRLLMFMGIYIFTIYSSSYEDLTTYKFLIILFTVLSWGCIYVLAPVENIKNKMDFNDVLRKKIISRIIGTIITFLTIILLRIEIINEYAAFTCSALYWSAFMLVLGTIKNYINN